The Fibrobacter sp. UWR4 genome has a window encoding:
- a CDS encoding class I SAM-dependent DNA methyltransferase, translating to MANEKYSENFVLKEMRCDLGENEFGKVYPQGDVPDISAIEKLLGKAGGKPKECAIDDYTLGGTGKAKPEFIITFHKNANTIIVVECKRSVKQHQSDKLNKPKDFAVDGALYYAKFLKERYNVIAIGVSGSKKDDSKISTFYWQKGHDEYKELSRLNILLEPVIYLQYLKGERISRQYSLEEIRQTAIDMSNSLRVAKVTANDKPIFIAGILIALQNEDFEDAYMNATTLKGLEWNISSAISDVLGDAGVKQDRIDNILNTFKNVSSLHHFQTTKMNEDYSLRWYIQELDMKIKPMMNIADSSIDALGEFYHEFIKFSNGDDGKALGIVLTPQHLTELMCDVSGLNKKSRVLDTCAGSGGFLVTAMSKMFKNANYHEIQKIREDGLYGIEADPHIYTLCIANMIVRRDGKSNIHYGSCFDKKIVDELKKKNIDVGLINPPYSQDDYNELEFVEQLLSILVTRGIAVAVVPINCALGTTCKEVRERLFKKHTLEAVFSMPTEIFNPAASAPPCVMVWTANVPHPEDKRTFFGYFRDDGFVKRKKLGRIDAHGKWEEIRKKWLYLYQNKIEEPGYSVMHHVSHEDEWCAEAYMETDYSTLCAADFEKKIKEYAAFKFLNGVK from the coding sequence ATGGCAAACGAAAAGTATAGCGAAAATTTCGTCCTCAAAGAAATGAGGTGCGATCTTGGCGAGAACGAATTTGGCAAAGTGTATCCTCAAGGAGATGTTCCAGACATTTCCGCAATAGAAAAACTTCTTGGGAAAGCCGGGGGAAAGCCTAAAGAATGCGCTATTGACGATTACACTCTAGGTGGAACCGGGAAGGCAAAACCGGAATTCATCATAACATTCCATAAAAACGCAAATACAATCATTGTGGTTGAGTGCAAAAGAAGTGTAAAGCAACATCAATCTGACAAGCTGAACAAACCAAAAGATTTTGCAGTAGATGGAGCTTTGTACTATGCAAAATTTTTAAAAGAACGATACAATGTTATCGCCATTGGTGTTAGCGGCAGTAAAAAAGATGACTCAAAAATAAGCACATTTTACTGGCAAAAAGGACATGATGAGTATAAGGAACTTTCTAGACTAAACATCCTTTTGGAACCAGTTATCTATCTACAGTATCTAAAAGGTGAACGTATATCAAGGCAGTATTCCCTAGAAGAAATCCGACAAACCGCTATAGATATGAGCAATAGTCTGCGAGTGGCAAAAGTAACTGCAAACGACAAACCAATTTTTATAGCAGGCATTCTTATTGCTCTTCAGAACGAAGATTTTGAAGACGCTTATATGAATGCGACCACTTTAAAAGGGCTGGAATGGAACATTAGTTCCGCCATATCCGATGTATTAGGGGATGCTGGCGTAAAGCAAGACCGTATAGACAATATTTTGAACACCTTTAAAAATGTATCAAGTTTGCATCATTTTCAAACAACAAAAATGAACGAAGACTATTCATTACGCTGGTACATTCAAGAACTAGACATGAAAATCAAGCCAATGATGAATATTGCAGATTCATCTATTGATGCTCTTGGTGAATTCTATCATGAATTTATCAAATTTTCTAATGGCGATGACGGAAAAGCCCTCGGAATCGTTTTGACGCCGCAACATTTGACAGAACTGATGTGCGATGTAAGCGGACTAAATAAGAAAAGTCGAGTCTTGGATACATGTGCGGGTTCTGGCGGTTTCTTAGTGACAGCAATGAGCAAAATGTTCAAGAACGCAAATTACCATGAAATTCAGAAAATTAGAGAAGATGGCCTTTATGGTATTGAAGCTGATCCGCACATCTATACGCTTTGTATAGCAAATATGATTGTCCGACGCGATGGAAAGAGTAATATTCATTACGGAAGTTGTTTTGATAAAAAAATAGTTGACGAACTAAAAAAGAAAAATATTGACGTAGGTTTAATTAATCCTCCGTATTCTCAGGATGATTATAATGAACTTGAATTTGTTGAACAGTTACTATCCATTCTCGTCACTCGTGGAATTGCGGTTGCTGTTGTTCCTATCAATTGCGCTTTGGGAACTACTTGCAAAGAAGTTCGTGAACGTCTATTTAAAAAGCATACATTGGAAGCTGTATTCAGCATGCCTACGGAAATATTCAATCCCGCAGCATCTGCTCCGCCATGTGTAATGGTTTGGACGGCAAATGTTCCCCATCCTGAGGACAAAAGAACTTTCTTTGGTTATTTCCGAGACGATGGTTTTGTAAAAAGGAAAAAATTAGGTCGAATTGATGCCCATGGAAAATGGGAAGAAATCCGAAAGAAATGGTTGTATTTATACCAAAACAAGATTGAAGAACCTGGCTACTCCGTAATGCACCACGTTTCCCATGAAGATGAATGGTGCGCAGAAGCTTATATGGAAACGGATTATTCAACGTTGTGTGCGGCAGATTTTGAAAAAAAGATAAAAGAATATGCTGCGTTCAAATTTTTGAATGGTGTCAAATAG
- a CDS encoding restriction endonuclease subunit S produces the protein MKRLDEIFNICYGSQLDLNKCEICGKNQGFNFVNRSNSNCGVSARIQKVDKKEPFKAGSITVAMGGSVLSSFVQQEDFYTGQNVKVLVPIDEMNLAEKLFYCQCIEANRFRFSTFGREANYTFNSLLVPSREEIPIEIKKKPIANPFCKTPLLEKQLSLQIDVWQWFELGSIFEIKKGKRLTKADMEDGQIPYIGAIDSNNGVSALISNNEHLHDGNTISVSYNGSIAEAFYQKNPFWATDDVNVLYSARINCYTALFVTTIIHREKYRFNYGRKWDLDLMKKSRIKLPAINTGEKDESGKPIYEPDWQFMEDYIKSLPYSACL, from the coding sequence ATGAAACGGCTAGACGAAATTTTCAATATTTGTTATGGTTCGCAGCTTGATTTGAACAAGTGCGAAATTTGTGGTAAAAATCAAGGTTTTAATTTTGTCAATCGAAGCAATTCTAATTGTGGTGTTTCCGCAAGAATTCAAAAAGTTGATAAGAAGGAACCTTTTAAAGCTGGCTCTATTACAGTAGCCATGGGCGGAAGCGTCCTTTCTTCATTTGTTCAGCAAGAGGATTTCTACACTGGGCAAAATGTGAAAGTTTTAGTGCCGATTGACGAAATGAATTTGGCAGAGAAACTGTTTTATTGTCAATGTATTGAAGCTAATAGATTTCGTTTTTCAACTTTTGGACGAGAAGCAAATTACACATTTAACTCTTTGTTGGTTCCATCTCGAGAAGAAATTCCCATAGAAATAAAAAAGAAACCTATAGCAAATCCTTTTTGTAAGACGCCTCTTCTTGAAAAGCAGCTCTCGTTGCAAATTGATGTTTGGCAATGGTTTGAACTCGGCTCTATTTTCGAAATAAAGAAAGGTAAGCGTCTTACCAAAGCCGATATGGAAGATGGTCAAATTCCTTATATTGGGGCAATTGATTCTAACAATGGTGTATCAGCTTTAATTTCAAACAACGAGCACCTACATGACGGCAATACGATATCAGTTTCTTACAACGGCTCTATTGCTGAGGCGTTCTATCAAAAAAATCCTTTTTGGGCGACTGATGATGTAAACGTATTATATTCTGCACGAATAAACTGCTACACAGCCCTTTTTGTTACGACAATCATTCATCGAGAGAAATACCGTTTTAATTATGGACGTAAGTGGGACTTAGATTTGATGAAGAAAAGCCGAATCAAACTCCCCGCCATCAACACCGGAGAAAAAGACGAATCCGGCAAACCCATCTACGAACCTGATTGGCAATTTATGGAAGATTACATAAAATCGCTTCCGTATTCCGCATGCCTTTAA
- a CDS encoding MarR family transcriptional regulator yields MAFFFFFDNENICDFVKSIFLENGFDCNVSAAVQPKGLPLYMVKNRGFFNACVEGVRFVVVAVLGEESFDAEALARQIKKYEQVLTRPVAFLFRNSSNAQRKSLIQERVPFIAPTSLIYLPFLGVALQNQNRAAGVRNKDDHDLPKKMTPQGQLLFLYMLYKVKDSYVTKARAAQETGLNAMAVSRYSRELEKLGLVRLQENGRSILMTCSDNGTSLVEKAKPYLINPIKKRIIVTKDNLKETFPKAGESALSAKTMLTAPRIDAYACQKKDLSPNVIDYTAGLRWFSKLELIEVQIWSYNPSLFAVDGVVDPLSLYMSLKEFKDERVVGCLEKMMETVQW; encoded by the coding sequence ATGGCTTTTTTCTTCTTTTTTGACAATGAGAACATATGCGATTTTGTAAAGAGCATTTTCCTTGAAAATGGTTTTGACTGCAATGTGAGTGCAGCTGTTCAACCCAAGGGCTTGCCTTTGTACATGGTGAAAAATCGTGGCTTCTTTAATGCTTGCGTAGAGGGAGTCCGTTTTGTTGTTGTCGCTGTCCTTGGCGAAGAGTCCTTTGATGCAGAAGCTTTGGCAAGGCAGATTAAAAAGTACGAACAAGTTTTGACGAGACCTGTGGCATTTCTTTTTAGGAATTCTTCTAATGCGCAGCGTAAATCGTTGATTCAAGAGCGAGTTCCGTTCATTGCGCCGACATCCCTGATTTACCTTCCGTTTTTGGGAGTGGCTCTGCAAAACCAGAACCGTGCTGCAGGTGTGCGTAACAAAGATGATCATGACCTTCCTAAAAAAATGACACCTCAGGGGCAGCTGCTTTTTTTGTACATGTTGTACAAAGTGAAAGACTCTTATGTGACCAAGGCGCGAGCCGCTCAGGAAACAGGTTTAAATGCAATGGCAGTATCCAGGTATTCTCGGGAATTGGAAAAACTTGGGCTGGTGCGATTGCAGGAGAATGGCCGGTCTATTCTGATGACTTGCTCGGACAATGGAACGAGTCTGGTTGAAAAAGCAAAACCCTATTTGATAAATCCCATAAAAAAGCGAATCATTGTAACAAAGGATAACTTGAAGGAAACATTCCCGAAGGCTGGTGAGTCGGCTCTTTCTGCAAAGACTATGTTGACCGCGCCGCGTATTGATGCGTATGCCTGTCAAAAAAAAGATTTATCCCCAAATGTCATTGATTACACTGCTGGTTTGAGATGGTTCAGCAAATTGGAACTGATTGAAGTACAGATATGGAGTTACAATCCCTCGCTGTTTGCCGTAGATGGCGTTGTCGATCCCCTTTCTTTGTATATGTCACTGAAAGAATTTAAGGATGAACGAGTGGTTGGATGCCTTGAAAAAATGATGGAGACCGTACAATGGTAA